In Vicia villosa cultivar HV-30 ecotype Madison, WI linkage group LG7, Vvil1.0, whole genome shotgun sequence, the DNA window TAtcaattatttacttatttataagTCTTATAATCTATATATAAACAACATATTGCAAtacaattaaacatatttaaaacTCATTATTTATCTTCAATTATATATTCCATCTAATTTATATCTGgttagttaaaatattaaatatcatttaattgatttaataattattttattacagtaattggaatttttattaaaagatgttGGTGTTTAACTTGTAGTAATGaaatattaataatcatattCATAATCACATCATAGAAATCAAAAATAGCCTTCAACTTGCAAAAGATATAAAAAGCCATCTGCATTAATTCGTACAGGCTCCACCACTATTAACAGGCCATTGAAAATCGGCATGGCTGTGCATAGAATCATATATCTGTATTAATTCCTATAGGCTGGAATAATGATGGATAACTTGTAATAAGAACGATCACGCTTTCCTTGCAAAGCAGATTGGCATGCACTGCAGCAATCACAATGATTCAATACTTTtatcaaaaacataaaacatcTGTAACATAAAAATAACAGTTGTGCCATtctttttttttgccatttatgAGCATTGTAGAGAAAATGAAGTACTAAAAATCAAGAATGGTTTATAAGTCGTGCGATGTTTTCCTTATCTGTTGCATCTATTACCACTTCTTTACTTGTGGTGAACAACGGTATAATATATCATTTGTATTAAGATCAAAAGTATAATGAATCCAAGTTTATATGTGGTGAAAGCTTGGTAGAATTCATTTTTATCATAACAACCTTCAAAATCTTCCATTCCACATGTATATTACTGTATATTAATacctgtaaaaaaaataaaataaaaaattgacatGTTAAAAGAGTGGAAATAATGAAGATCTTTTATAAAaagattagaaaataaaacatactataattaaataaaatgtattaatacaataagaaaattaaattaatgaaaaaaaatagcATTGGTGCCATTTTAGATTATAGTGTGCCTGATTATATGCATTTAGATGGTTAAAGTACACTTCTTCTATCATTACACAGCAACACAAACAAAGTTTTTGCCTCTAATTTTTTATACCAAAAAGAATATCGAAAAAATGGTGTTTATTTGCtcttactctgatttatttttttttcctCAAAAACTCTCAAAGCTTCATTTCTCATCCCAAAATAACgcaatgaaaaaataaatttctgcaaaataaaaaaccaatCATCACGGTTACATTCtccatttttttatgaaattaaaccCAGAAATTTAAAGCTTGAATcagtaataaaaaaatgaaaaggggAAAAACAGAAACCTTCATCGGCGAGCCAAGAGCATGAACATGGACATGTAACatatacagaagaagaagaacgatcaaacaaacaatcaaaacACTACGAAAAAGAAAGATGGAAGAAACCCATTTTACAGATGATGATGGAAAGGAAACTGTTTTGTAGAGAATGGTAGAAGATGGAACGGAAGGCAACCAAACGAAATCACAAATAAAATTAGCCATTTGGTTAAATAAATGGTAGAATCTGGTTTGAATGATTGAATAGAAGATGAATGGCAAAGGTCTCTTGTCTTTTTTCAATACCTAATTCCCTTCAAAGGAGAAAGAAATGCGTTGGAATAAGAGTATAGAGAAGAGAGGATTTTTGGTTTTAGGGTTTGAGAGTTTTTTTTAGCATGTGAATGTTTGGATAGAAAATTTGATGTTGTTGCTTATTTATTTGGAAATGCTTGGAATTCGTAAAGTCAAGTTTTATTGAAATATGATATAATACTTATTCCAATAAAAATTCAAATGCTTGGAAAATATCTGCACAGTGTCCAATAAGAagatatattttgattaattaaggTTAAAGGAAATTAAATAGGTTTAGATGGGAGTGAGAATATGTATGTTCCAATGCAATAACAGTATAGAACTAAGTGCAGGTTTTTACATATTCCAATACAGAAGTTTTGCATTAAATAAATtgttggaatgtaatcatgatTAGATGTAAAATTACGCTCAGGGGTATGCAAAACCATGTTTAATTGTTTGTCATTAGGGTAATTAAGGGAAATTGGTGgtaattcatttttatatattaaaatagactcTTTTTCTAATGTATACTAGTTTGCTTTTTATGATGAGACTATGTCCATAGCTTCCTTTGGTAAATGAGAAAAATTAGGAAAAGAACTATAATTTTGCTGATGCTAGGAAGTGGGACGCACcccatttgaatttttttattttttattttctattaagtTTAGTCATTACTAATAATTTCAGTTTGTAATGAAAGATTAATTTAGTTTCAAGTTCTAGAAtcaatttagtttatttattttaataataaaaaacgcAAAAACATTTTGATTAGTCTCtttattaaatatcaaaattcaaaaaaaatatatattttaaagttaaaattttagattttccttttcatattaaaaaatataaaaaaaatttatcatctcaagattttatttttcatattattaaaaactcaaaaatatgttatttttattttcctaCTTTAATATgattagttttatattttttcctgctaattataattaatatttgtgAGTATTTTTGTCATTTGTATTCATGCCTTATCATTTTATCcatactaacatttttttttattgtgagGTACTATCTTGGTCCTATGGACCGTTGTGGACATTCATAAATCTCCTATGACTTTGTACATTTAACATTTAATTCCtcgcattttttttcaaatattgtaACTGCTTATGGAATGTAATAGTAACGTAGGACCCTTTATTTTCCGCACCTCCTTATGTAATCCCCcatcccaaagccatgtaatagcgtaggaactttacatTCCGCAGTTTATTTCCTGTACATATTAACTGCTAtaactgttagatgtatgttaataggattgtatggaaagactaaAACTAAACATAGCTAACCtaatttcaaagataaaataattgAATCTGACACACatcgcactcactcacctctagggtacgcctctcTCGTTGCCTTCGGAAataaaaggtcgtgtccctcgaaatgtagaggtacccattagcaaatgtCCCTCAagataaaatcgtcactaagtccctcgatgaccctcaattGTTGcgtacgaaaaagtgacgatcgtccctttgaaattgctaaaggtacctctacctgttgccttcaaaacgacctcgatgacccttcgatgacccgcacgtccaatataacaaggactacctactcctacatagtatggatagtcctgggaactttaaaatttacagaaaaagaccagtcaaatagggtagtgctcttaaactgcccagctcaataaaaatatcttttcaatatcatttcaaaaaaactaaggctacgcatttacgctaaagtccttatgctcctttcgaaacaaacaaacaacatgagctaagcaagttaagagcccgtagataactacggatgaaaagggtgcttgcaccttcccttttcataacttaccccccgagcccgttttctttcaaaaaggtctttttctgtactttttacctttcctaacattggacaaaataaaagtcggtggcgactcatgctcactgcaacattgtttgcgaaataaaaataaaagtcagttcaccgtgttacacacactatttttatttttttcggtttgtatatattattttcatcggattagtatttttttttgtttatttatcatattagtgttttcagtctatctattgtttattttatttgccggtaacgtttaattaaaatgcggttgcgtttaagaaaaaacataaaaaaaaaacacagtttctgcataattcggaaatgaacttccgaattcaccccccatgaggtgttttcggatgttcatctccgaacacaccccccatgaggtgttttcggagatgaacttccgaatcaagtaaattatttttaaaaaaaagcgcttcagaagttcatttccgaagcaggggtagtttgggaatttcgctgggggtgaccccccataggaggtgggtaaagaaattttcaacacTTACTCTGTGTGTAACTAGGTGAATTTTTGCATTCCTTAGATTGCGGTCTTTGGACCATCGAAGCGGTCCAAGACaattttcttttagttttctttctaatatatttcattatttctattattatcaaaataataaaatatttattttatataagtcaATCATTTAACCACTGATTTCTTATTTGGTTGCGCAttacattatttaaaaaattcatatcaaataaaaaatattcaacataaacattttttttaataatacacTAAATAAACAAACTAAATTGTTTCTCCAAACTAGCTATTTcgaagaaaaagaatgcaaaaataaaatggataaaaatgaaattctagaaaaaataaaattcaaaaactcAAATTTCACATATTGTTTCTTAaagttaaatgaaaaaaaattaactctAAATGCTAAacagaaaataataagaaatagaaCAGATTTAAAAAAAGTTCTATCAATACAAAATgtgtaaaaattttaattaaaaagtttagaaaaagtaaATTGAATAGTACAAAATGTAAAAGTCCAAATAtaagtttatttaaaataaagaaatgtaAGGGTGTgtgagattaaaattaaaatcttaGAATTGTTATTTCTAAAAATGCTAATGGCATGAGTTTTATTCTcgtttgaaaaataataaatatttttaaaaatattcttgaattttattttatttataattttaaaaatataaaacaatatattaaaataatatgaaGATGTGAGTAGTTATAGTTGATTATTTTTTATACTCTTGAAAATATATGATTCTcactattttttttcaaaataccgTTATGTCGAAATTGTTTGGAAGGAAATGTCCGATTGGATAGGAATGTCTTACAATTGTTTTGAAGATCTAAAGGAAGGCTTTTGGAGATGGAGCAATTATTGTAGATCGAAGAAGGTTAAAATAGGGAAGGAGGGAATCATTTGGCTCGCTAttatttggagcatttggttacgGAGAAATGATATTGTTTTCAACAATTCCTCTTGGAATTCAAGAGATGTCGTTTGGAGTTGTAAAGCCCTTTTGTGGAGGTGATCGTATATTGGGAAAATTACGCGTGCCAATTGTAATTTCTTCGAATTTAGCAATAACCCGTTGTTATACTTTAGTTAGATTGCAATAGGAGTGTCATTTTCTTTGGGTGGTGTTTCCTTGTACTTGTTGGTCCTTTGGCCTATATTAATATATCttgctttcaaaaaaaatatagaaagaaaAAGTGATAGGAAAAGGATGAATCGGAGAGTTTGTGAATATTGATTATTATGGAAAGGGTACAGTGTCATAATCATAAAGTATTTCAAGTTGCATGAGCTGAATATAATGTTCTTTTGCATAACAAAGAAACCGAACTTTGAATATGCTCCCCATATGCATGTGGTTTAGCATATATTCATATACCTAAATCTCAATAAGCATAAGTTTTAATGTTCCAATCGATAATCACAAGTTATTCATTATGTTTTAAATACTTTACCCTAATTGTTATATACGTCCTTAATCATGTTTTAGAACCTTTCTTTAAAACAACAAATAATTAAGTTAATCAACATTTGAGTTACAAATTTAAAAAAGTAAACATGTTAAAAGAAAAGCTACATAAACACTTGATGATATGAATTTAAACTTGTAATTTCTTATAAGTTGATTTCATTATTCCCAAACTAGATCCCAAAATACTTGAGTTAACACTGATTTACTTATCACCTAAAATAACCAATAAAAAACAGCACAAGAacagaattaattaattaattaatatacaatcaatatttgacatgctattctATATAATGAtactataatataatataataactcgattaaaataatataatacaaAAAAGCAAAGAAAGCactattaatttataataatgtacaacaataacaacatttgCAAATACACTACTAACCCACTTTCGGCTTCATAGTGTGTCTGCCAATcactaataaaataattaacattAATTATGAGTCCAAGACTCTTCAACATTTTTAAATTACAAATTAACAACACTAACACGCGCGTCCACACCATATCTACCTGGGTCTACCCGCATTAGATCCAGCACCAGGATAACCGGCCCCACCAGGCACCTGATGGTAACTACCAGAACCGTACACGTGTCCCTGATGCTGCTGTTGCTGATGATGATGCTGATGCTGCATGATCATTTGAGGAGCACCATATTCGAAAaccgaagatgaagaagaagagggaGCCACGTCCTTGTCACGTGCCGCAACGGTTTTCTCACCTTCGATCTCTCTGAATCGTTGAAGATAAATCTTCAACGGTTCAACGTACTCTTCGAACCCTAACGTAGTCATCGCCCAGAGCAGATCGTCGCCGTTGATCGT includes these proteins:
- the LOC131617776 gene encoding nuclear transcription factor Y subunit B-3-like; the encoded protein is MADSDNESGGAPNAGNSELSPREQDRFLPIANVSRIMKKALPANAKISKDAKETVQECVSEFISFITGEASDKCQREKRKTINGDDLLWAMTTLGFEEYVEPLKIYLQRFREIEGEKTVAARDKDVAPSSSSSSVFEYGAPQMIMQHQHHHQQQQHQGHVYGSGSYHQVPGGAGYPGAGSNAGRPR